From a single Granulicella aggregans genomic region:
- a CDS encoding flagellar export protein FliJ codes for MAFRFSLATLLKLREIAEQREERLLGQIQGQIVQSRQSLADLAARREGLFRMREEALQQSTSAVDLLNSYEQVRVVERLEESGRAQLAKLETLRDQQMKIYQDAHRKAEVLTEMRGDQKELFYKELAKKEQGVMDDNFSSRRAFK; via the coding sequence ATGGCCTTTCGATTCTCACTCGCGACTTTGCTGAAGCTGAGAGAGATCGCCGAGCAGCGTGAAGAGCGTTTGCTGGGCCAGATCCAGGGACAGATTGTCCAGTCGCGCCAGTCGCTCGCTGATCTGGCGGCGCGGCGTGAGGGGCTCTTTCGCATGCGCGAAGAAGCACTTCAACAATCCACTTCAGCCGTTGACTTGCTCAATTCCTATGAGCAGGTGCGTGTGGTGGAGCGTCTCGAAGAGAGCGGCCGCGCACAGCTTGCGAAGCTGGAGACGCTGCGCGATCAACAGATGAAGATCTACCAGGACGCGCACCGTAAAGCCGAGGTGCTTACGGAGATGCGCGGCGATCAGAAGGAATTGTTCTACAAAGAGCTGGCGAAGAAGGAACAAGGCGTGATGGACGATAACTTTTCTTCGCGCCGGGCTTTCAAGTAG
- a CDS encoding FliI/YscN family ATPase — protein sequence MPTPLSPYFNQLEQTGSLRWSGRVLQVVGNLVESEGPFCSVGDECEITTLDGRVYTGEVVGFRGPVMLTMTLQLPRGIRYGDKIVATGGRPSIRVGPELLGRVIDGTGEPLDSLGNYTARRSMPVDGSAPLPLDRTPIRSPLGCGVRAIDAFITCGRGQRLGIFGGSGVGKSTLLGMMARGTEADMTVMALIGERGREVQEFLEVIGEEGRSRAILVVSTSDQSPLLKMRAALAATAIAEHFAAEGKNVLLVVDSLTRFAMAQREVGLAAGEPPTSKGYTPSVINVLARLVERAGNFNKGSITAFYTVLMEGDDQQDPVVDTVRSLLDGHIILDRNLALQNHYPPISVLDSLSRLQPSITSPEHMTKSRALRVLLASYAKSEDLIRIGAYQKGFDAVLDRAVEVLPQVNRFLNQSSTETPGFAEMLQQLMSVPN from the coding sequence ATGCCGACACCCCTTTCGCCCTACTTCAATCAACTGGAGCAGACAGGCAGCCTGCGCTGGAGCGGTCGCGTGCTGCAGGTGGTTGGGAATCTTGTCGAGTCCGAAGGACCCTTCTGCTCGGTCGGCGACGAGTGCGAGATCACAACGCTAGACGGCCGTGTTTATACGGGCGAAGTCGTTGGCTTTCGCGGGCCGGTGATGTTGACGATGACGCTCCAGTTGCCGCGAGGGATTCGCTATGGAGACAAGATTGTTGCGACCGGCGGGCGGCCATCGATCCGGGTGGGACCAGAGCTCCTTGGCCGCGTGATTGATGGCACAGGCGAGCCTCTCGACTCGCTTGGGAACTACACGGCACGGCGATCGATGCCGGTGGATGGAAGCGCTCCGTTGCCGTTGGACCGCACGCCGATTCGCAGCCCCCTCGGTTGCGGTGTTCGAGCCATCGATGCTTTCATCACTTGCGGCAGAGGTCAACGGCTGGGCATCTTCGGCGGCAGCGGCGTGGGTAAGAGCACTCTACTGGGGATGATGGCTCGCGGGACCGAGGCGGACATGACGGTGATGGCGCTGATCGGCGAACGTGGCCGCGAAGTTCAGGAGTTTCTCGAAGTGATTGGCGAAGAAGGACGCAGCCGCGCCATTCTGGTTGTATCGACATCGGACCAGTCGCCGCTATTGAAGATGCGCGCGGCGCTCGCTGCTACTGCGATTGCGGAGCACTTTGCGGCGGAGGGAAAGAACGTGCTGCTGGTGGTCGATTCGTTGACGCGATTTGCCATGGCGCAACGCGAGGTTGGCCTGGCGGCGGGGGAGCCGCCGACGAGCAAGGGATATACGCCCTCGGTGATCAATGTGCTGGCACGTCTTGTAGAGCGGGCGGGAAACTTCAACAAGGGAAGCATAACGGCCTTCTACACAGTGTTGATGGAAGGTGACGATCAACAGGACCCGGTGGTGGATACGGTGCGGTCGCTGCTCGATGGTCATATCATTCTCGACCGTAACCTGGCGTTGCAGAACCACTATCCGCCGATATCGGTGCTTGATAGTTTGAGCCGTCTGCAGCCGTCGATTACATCGCCCGAGCATATGACGAAGAGCCGCGCTCTGCGTGTTCTGCTAGCTTCGTATGCGAAGTCGGAAGATCTTATTCGCATCGGTGCCTACCAGAAGGGGTTTGATGCGGTGCTTGATCGCGCGGTCGAGGTGCTGCCGCAGGTGAACCGCTTCCTCAACCAGAGTTCGACTGAAACTCCGGGATTTGCGGAGATGCTGCAGCAACTGATGAGCGTCCCGAACTGA
- a CDS encoding FliH/SctL family protein, protein MFSKVPVIPAASAVNVSSFLYRSTDDPSPEAAEFEGQEASTEPEVRLTERSLNDRLASERAAGYAAAQAAMQLDFDQRLDAEHQRVMKAIADFEKSQKVYFSRVEAEVVQLALAIAGKILHREAQVDPMLLSAIVHLALGQLKEGSTATIRVRPEQANQWRSHVASLAINLETRVVEDADLERGDCVLETELGTVNFSLDAQLKEVERGFFDVLAQKP, encoded by the coding sequence ATGTTCTCTAAGGTCCCGGTAATTCCGGCAGCCTCTGCGGTCAATGTGTCCAGCTTCCTCTATCGTTCGACGGATGACCCGAGTCCCGAGGCAGCTGAGTTTGAAGGACAGGAAGCATCTACCGAGCCCGAGGTCCGTCTCACTGAGCGGAGTCTGAACGATCGGCTGGCCTCTGAGAGAGCAGCAGGATATGCCGCGGCCCAGGCTGCGATGCAGCTTGATTTCGACCAGAGGTTAGACGCCGAACATCAGCGCGTGATGAAAGCGATTGCCGACTTTGAGAAGTCTCAAAAGGTCTATTTCTCCCGGGTTGAAGCCGAGGTCGTGCAACTGGCGCTGGCCATCGCGGGGAAGATCCTTCATCGCGAGGCACAGGTCGATCCGATGCTTCTTTCGGCTATCGTTCATCTTGCTCTGGGTCAGCTTAAGGAAGGTTCGACCGCGACGATCCGTGTACGGCCAGAGCAGGCGAACCAGTGGCGCTCCCATGTTGCGTCGCTCGCGATCAACCTCGAGACACGAGTGGTTGAGGATGCCGACCTAGAGCGCGGGGACTGTGTGCTTGAGACTGAGCTTGGCACGGTGAACTTCAGCCTTGATGCGCAGCTAAAGGAAGTCGAGCGCGGGTTCTTCGACGTCCTTGCGCAGAAGCCCTAG
- the fliG gene encoding flagellar motor switch protein FliG, protein MSPDVNIHNLSGTRKAAILMTMLSEEAAASIFHHLTEEDLQGLTHEIARLGSIPKEVSLQILQEFQQMAIASEHISSGGREVATRMLVKAFGENGAQTMVQRLVRAQETSSSRVESLQRVDPKQLARFLEGEHPQTIALILGHLETKQASALLMCLPHPVRAESVRRLANLRQFSPAMAEKVAIVLNRRLRSVGDQKKKTYSGFQSVADLMNNIDATTSGEILEAIEREEATLASSIRDLMFTFEDFLEVSEVQLRSLTGAVDKKTLTLALKSASETLKEHFFSTMSSRAIEMLKEEADQMGPVRSKDVAKAQMEVVAVARRLEAEGKMILKSEGADEYVL, encoded by the coding sequence GTGAGCCCAGACGTCAACATTCACAACCTGTCAGGAACGCGTAAGGCGGCCATCCTGATGACCATGTTGAGCGAAGAAGCTGCGGCGTCGATCTTCCACCACCTCACTGAGGAGGATCTGCAGGGACTGACGCACGAGATCGCACGGCTGGGCTCGATACCGAAAGAGGTATCGTTGCAAATTCTGCAGGAGTTTCAGCAGATGGCCATCGCGTCCGAACATATCTCGTCTGGTGGCCGTGAAGTGGCGACGCGCATGCTGGTCAAGGCATTCGGCGAGAACGGCGCGCAGACGATGGTGCAGCGGCTGGTGCGGGCGCAGGAGACAAGTTCTTCACGCGTTGAGTCACTTCAGCGGGTCGATCCCAAGCAGTTGGCGCGGTTCCTTGAAGGCGAGCATCCGCAGACTATTGCGCTGATCCTCGGCCATCTTGAGACGAAGCAGGCGTCGGCGCTTCTGATGTGCCTTCCACATCCGGTACGCGCGGAGTCGGTGCGGCGTCTGGCGAATCTGCGGCAGTTCTCTCCGGCAATGGCGGAGAAGGTTGCCATCGTATTGAACCGCCGGTTGCGTTCCGTCGGCGACCAGAAGAAGAAGACGTACTCGGGCTTCCAGAGCGTCGCGGACTTGATGAACAACATCGATGCGACGACCTCCGGAGAGATCCTAGAGGCGATCGAGCGCGAAGAGGCGACTCTCGCGTCGAGCATCCGCGATCTCATGTTTACCTTCGAGGACTTCCTCGAGGTCTCAGAGGTTCAACTGCGGTCACTCACTGGCGCCGTCGATAAGAAGACCTTGACCCTGGCATTGAAGAGCGCTTCGGAGACTCTGAAGGAACACTTCTTCTCCACGATGTCCTCTCGCGCGATCGAGATGTTGAAGGAAGAGGCCGACCAGATGGGCCCCGTTCGCAGCAAGGACGTAGCTAAGGCGCAGATGGAAGTGGTCGCTGTCGCCCGCAGGCTTGAGGCTGAAGGCAAGATGATTTTGAAGAGCGAGGGAGCAGATGAATATGTTCTCTAA
- the fliF gene encoding flagellar basal-body MS-ring/collar protein FliF, giving the protein MAETSQIFAQLKQFWMTRTPKQRLMLGAGAVATVGLVGLFANLMSTPDYKPLMSGLETADAQTISAELKSKNIPYQLSADGKSISVPSDQLDAARLDISSSSPTHSGRMGFEIFDKVSWGQTEFDEKVNYQRALEGELERTITTLANVKSARVHLVMATDSVFVDRERGAKASVTLKLARGGLTHDETASIQRMVSGAVEGLKPSDVSIIDADSNLALNTGGDAGGDDGAERQLSQRLIATLGPVVGADHIRASVNVEYDPSTMEENLEKYDPSVSATLQIQRSDESSGGGKVAVGGVPGTTSNVPQKLPNVPVTNGDDSNAQVSKTESATYGVNKISRHSMQPAGRIKRITAALLVDDAVTRKLEKNGKWTEVRTKRTPQELEQIQTLATNAIGLDTARGDAITVQNLSFASAAPDERTPATVFEQARKGLSDYSSIVRYAMLAILFLMAYVLMIRPMQKKVLEQVVQMPTQPVLAAAESPVPALPTSVSAARQLREQLGAQVEAEPAKSARLLQAWLREEIK; this is encoded by the coding sequence ATGGCAGAGACGAGTCAAATTTTCGCCCAGCTTAAGCAGTTCTGGATGACACGGACCCCGAAGCAGCGGCTGATGCTGGGCGCGGGGGCCGTTGCCACGGTGGGCCTTGTGGGGCTGTTCGCAAATCTGATGTCCACCCCGGACTACAAGCCGCTAATGAGCGGACTAGAGACGGCTGACGCGCAGACGATTTCAGCCGAGCTGAAGTCGAAGAACATTCCCTATCAACTGAGCGCGGATGGGAAGAGCATCAGTGTACCTTCTGATCAGCTCGACGCGGCGCGTTTGGATATTTCTTCAAGCAGCCCCACCCACTCTGGCCGCATGGGCTTTGAGATCTTCGACAAGGTCTCTTGGGGACAGACCGAGTTTGATGAGAAGGTGAACTATCAGCGGGCGCTCGAAGGCGAACTGGAACGCACCATTACGACGCTTGCGAACGTGAAGAGCGCGCGAGTCCACCTGGTGATGGCTACTGATTCGGTATTCGTGGACCGGGAGCGCGGAGCCAAGGCCTCGGTCACGCTGAAGCTGGCGAGAGGCGGTCTGACGCATGACGAGACCGCGTCGATTCAACGCATGGTTTCAGGCGCTGTGGAGGGTCTGAAGCCGAGCGATGTCTCGATCATCGATGCCGACTCCAACCTGGCTTTGAATACTGGCGGAGACGCGGGTGGCGACGATGGAGCAGAGCGGCAGTTGTCGCAGCGCCTGATCGCAACGCTGGGCCCGGTTGTGGGTGCGGACCACATTCGCGCAAGTGTGAATGTGGAGTACGACCCGAGCACGATGGAAGAGAACCTGGAGAAGTACGATCCCAGTGTCAGTGCGACGCTGCAGATTCAGCGCTCGGATGAGTCTTCAGGCGGAGGTAAGGTCGCCGTGGGTGGCGTTCCGGGAACGACCAGCAATGTTCCGCAGAAGCTGCCCAATGTTCCCGTGACGAACGGAGACGACAGCAACGCCCAGGTATCGAAGACCGAAAGCGCGACGTACGGCGTGAACAAGATCAGCCGGCACTCAATGCAGCCGGCGGGCAGAATCAAGCGCATCACCGCGGCGCTGCTGGTGGATGACGCGGTAACGCGCAAGCTGGAGAAGAACGGCAAGTGGACTGAAGTGCGCACGAAGCGCACGCCGCAGGAGCTGGAACAGATTCAGACGCTGGCCACGAATGCGATCGGGCTCGACACGGCTCGCGGCGACGCGATCACGGTACAGAATCTTTCCTTCGCCTCTGCCGCTCCCGACGAGCGCACGCCGGCCACCGTCTTCGAGCAGGCGCGCAAGGGGCTATCGGATTACTCCTCGATCGTCCGCTACGCGATGCTGGCGATCCTCTTCCTGATGGCCTATGTCCTGATGATCCGACCTATGCAGAAGAAGGTTCTTGAACAAGTCGTCCAGATGCCAACGCAGCCTGTGTTGGCTGCAGCCGAGTCACCCGTTCCAGCTCTACCAACCAGCGTGAGCGCTGCGCGACAACTGCGTGAACAGCTTGGGGCGCAGGTAGAAGCAGAGCCGGCCAAGAGCGCGCGCCTGCTGCAAGCGTGGCTCAGGGAGGAGATCAAGTGA
- the fliE gene encoding flagellar hook-basal body complex protein FliE → MSIGMPMGVGPLTSLPSSLNSLAGGLDSSSDSGSFGDVLKGAINQVSNLQSTADNQVGTLLQGGNADMSKVMVSVEKADVAFQLMMQVRNKIVTAYQDIEKMQF, encoded by the coding sequence ATGAGCATCGGAATGCCAATGGGTGTGGGTCCTTTGACCTCGTTGCCCTCAAGTCTCAACTCTCTGGCCGGTGGCCTCGATTCCAGCAGCGACAGCGGCAGCTTTGGCGATGTGCTGAAGGGCGCGATCAACCAGGTGAGCAATCTTCAAAGCACTGCAGACAACCAAGTGGGTACGCTGCTGCAGGGCGGCAACGCCGACATGAGCAAGGTGATGGTGTCGGTCGAGAAGGCTGATGTCGCCTTCCAACTGATGATGCAGGTGCGGAACAAGATCGTGACCGCCTACCAGGACATCGAGAAGATGCAGTTTTAG
- the flgC gene encoding flagellar basal body rod protein FlgC — protein sequence MGPFDMLKISASALSAERQRSEVIATNMANAETTHTDDGGPFRRKEVVFASQGNSSFQTAFASAGGLTKTGGTVRVSQVIDDPTPPVMRYEPGHPDADKDGFVAYPAINPVQEMVDLMGSTRAYQLNASAVAAAKQMIQQSIDILKS from the coding sequence ATGGGTCCTTTTGACATGCTGAAGATCAGTGCGTCCGCGCTTTCGGCGGAGCGCCAGCGTTCTGAAGTGATCGCCACGAACATGGCGAACGCCGAGACGACACACACCGATGACGGAGGACCTTTCCGCCGCAAGGAAGTTGTCTTCGCTTCGCAGGGCAACAGCTCGTTTCAGACCGCCTTTGCCAGCGCCGGCGGCTTGACCAAGACGGGTGGAACGGTGCGCGTCTCGCAAGTAATTGATGACCCGACGCCTCCGGTCATGCGCTATGAGCCTGGTCATCCGGATGCTGATAAGGACGGCTTCGTCGCTTATCCGGCCATCAACCCGGTGCAGGAGATGGTGGACCTCATGGGTTCTACGCGTGCTTACCAACTGAACGCTTCCGCGGTTGCTGCGGCGAAGCAAATGATCCAACAGTCTATCGACATTCTCAAGAGTTAG
- a CDS encoding flagellar basal body rod protein FlgB has protein sequence MADTGFLPTSLERFLEVTTDREQTIAANMANVDTPGYKTKDINFKQALAQASDGSGLQLSPVVNEVSGLLERPDGNNVNLDRESTLLAQTQLQFQMGTQMVKSQFHQILQAINGGN, from the coding sequence ATGGCAGACACCGGTTTTCTTCCCACTTCGCTCGAACGGTTTCTGGAGGTAACGACAGACCGCGAGCAGACGATCGCAGCGAACATGGCGAACGTCGATACCCCTGGTTACAAGACCAAGGACATCAACTTCAAGCAGGCGCTGGCGCAGGCGAGCGATGGTAGTGGGCTTCAGCTTTCGCCGGTAGTCAACGAGGTCAGTGGCCTGCTCGAGCGTCCTGACGGGAACAACGTCAACCTGGACCGCGAGAGCACGCTGCTCGCTCAGACACAGCTGCAGTTTCAGATGGGCACACAGATGGTGAAGTCACAGTTTCACCAGATCCTGCAAGCCATCAACGGAGGTAACTAG